From the Lolium rigidum isolate FL_2022 chromosome 2, APGP_CSIRO_Lrig_0.1, whole genome shotgun sequence genome, one window contains:
- the LOC124686872 gene encoding dehydration-responsive element-binding protein 1H-like, which produces MDMSLEHSSSPSSSSTAEHIGVAQWPWPPKRPAGRTKFREMRHPVFRGVRRRGSAGRWVCEVRVPGLRGTRLWLGTYVAADAAARAHDAAMLMLRGRSAACLNFPDSAWLLDVPPSFADLADIRRAAVKAVADFLRCRDAASASAAAAVQEVTSSVSAPASEACSARARSSEMAQTFADAAFEAPSAALDGDVFDLDCLFGETDLGAYYYASLAQGLLMEPPPPPATGAYSWGQDNGDFGDGGAGAGADVALWSY; this is translated from the coding sequence ATGGACATGAGCCTTGAGCACTCGAGCtctccctcctcttcctccacggcCGAGCACATTGGCGTGGCGCAGTGGCCTTGGCCGCCGAAGCGCCCCGCGGGGCGCACCAAATTCCGGGAGATGCGTCACCCGGTCTTCCGTGGCGTGCGCCGCCGCGGCAGCGCCGGGCGGTGGGTCTGCGAGGTGCGCGTCCCTGGGCTGCGCGGCACACGCCTCTGGCTTGGCACCTACGTCGCCGCCGacgcggccgcgcgcgcgcacgaCGCCGCCATGCTCATGCTCCGCGGCCGCTCCGCCGCGTGTCTCAACTTCCCGGACTCCGCGTGGCTGCTCGATGTGCCGCCCTCGTTCGCCGACCTCGCCGACATCAGGCGAGCGGCCGTCAAGGCCGTTGCGGACTTCCTGCGCTGCCGGGACGCCGCTAGCGCTTCTGCCGCCGCTGCGGTCCAGGAAGTCACCTCAAGCGTGTCCGCGCCGGCTTCAGAGGCATGCAGTGCCCGTGCCCGCTCGTCGGAGATGGCGCAGACTTTCGCCGATGCTGCTTTTGAGGCGCCAAGTGCCGCACTAGACGGCGACGTGTTCGATCTCGACTGCCTGTTTGGGGAAACGGACTTGGGCGCTTATTACTACGCGAGCCTTGCGCAGGGGCTTCTAAtggagcccccgccgccgccggccaccgggGCATACAGCTGGGGCCAGGACAACGGAGACTTCGGCGACGGCGGGGCGGGAGCCGGAGCTGATGTCGCGCTCTGGAGCTACTAG